A window of Chitinophaga sp. MM2321 contains these coding sequences:
- a CDS encoding Glu/Leu/Phe/Val dehydrogenase, which translates to MSQDQHYSFFQSVEKSFDKAAAFTKWDKGILEQIKACNAVYQIKFPVRIGDSVQVIEAYRVQHSHHKLPCKGGIRFSDEVNQDEVMALAALMTYKCAIVNVPFGGAKGGLKINPRNYTPFQLEAITRRYTAELVKKNFIGPGTDVPAPDYGTGEREMSWILDTYMSLRPGEIDGYGCVTGKPVSQGGVRGRTEATGLGVFYGLRELCNIKEDMDRLGLSTGIEGKRVIVQGMGNVGYHAARYFHEAGAKITCLIEWDGAIYNEAGINPEEVQKHKKETGSIVNFPGATNLNKNTDGLELDCEILIPAALENVIDQHNAPNVKAKIIGEAANGPITPEADEILNKKGVIVVPDMFLNAGGVTVSYFEWLKNLSHVRYGRLGKRFDENMNIHILQTIEELTGKKVSDQERKFIAHGADEVDLVYSGLEETMHTALHEVRDVMISHPQIHDMRTAAYVCAINKVGAAYEQLGIFP; encoded by the coding sequence ATGTCGCAAGATCAGCATTATAGCTTTTTCCAGAGTGTGGAAAAGAGCTTCGACAAAGCAGCTGCATTCACCAAATGGGACAAGGGTATCCTGGAGCAGATCAAAGCCTGCAATGCGGTATACCAGATCAAGTTCCCGGTGAGGATAGGCGATTCCGTTCAGGTTATTGAAGCATACCGCGTACAACATTCCCATCACAAACTGCCTTGTAAAGGCGGGATCCGTTTCAGCGATGAAGTGAATCAGGATGAAGTAATGGCGCTGGCTGCCCTGATGACCTATAAGTGCGCCATCGTAAACGTGCCTTTTGGCGGCGCCAAAGGCGGTTTAAAGATCAATCCCCGCAACTATACCCCCTTCCAGCTGGAAGCGATTACCCGTCGCTACACCGCCGAACTGGTAAAGAAAAACTTCATCGGACCCGGTACAGACGTTCCTGCTCCTGACTACGGTACAGGTGAAAGAGAAATGAGCTGGATACTCGACACTTACATGAGCTTACGTCCCGGCGAAATTGATGGTTATGGCTGCGTTACCGGTAAACCTGTTTCCCAGGGTGGCGTGCGTGGTCGTACCGAAGCTACCGGCCTGGGTGTATTCTACGGTTTGCGCGAGCTGTGTAATATCAAGGAAGATATGGACCGTTTGGGCCTGTCTACCGGCATCGAAGGTAAAAGAGTGATTGTACAGGGGATGGGTAACGTAGGTTATCACGCTGCCCGGTATTTTCATGAAGCAGGTGCTAAAATTACCTGCCTGATAGAATGGGATGGCGCTATCTACAATGAAGCCGGCATCAACCCCGAAGAAGTACAGAAACACAAGAAAGAAACCGGTTCTATCGTCAACTTCCCCGGCGCTACCAACCTGAATAAAAATACCGATGGCCTGGAACTGGATTGCGAAATCCTGATCCCTGCCGCACTGGAAAATGTGATTGATCAGCACAACGCCCCTAATGTAAAGGCAAAGATCATCGGAGAAGCCGCCAACGGCCCTATAACACCGGAAGCCGATGAAATCCTGAATAAAAAAGGCGTGATCGTAGTACCGGATATGTTCCTGAATGCAGGTGGTGTAACCGTTTCATACTTCGAGTGGTTGAAAAACCTGAGTCACGTACGTTATGGCCGTTTAGGTAAACGTTTCGACGAGAATATGAATATTCATATCCTCCAGACAATCGAAGAGCTGACCGGTAAAAAAGTTTCAGACCAGGAAAGAAAATTCATAGCACATGGCGCTGATGAAGTAGACCTGGTTTACTCCGGCCTGGAAGAAACCATGCACACCGCCCTTCATGAAGTACGTGATGTAATGATTTCCCATCCACAGATCCATGATATGCGCACAGCCGCTTATGTATGCGCCATCAATAAAGTAGGCGCCGCTTACGAGCAACTGGGCATCTTCCCATAA
- a CDS encoding CcmD family protein → MINRAFSFCFTLALLFISVLANAQQQDTESGAVNEFFRSNGKIYVIVGVLLIIFLGIILFLIRLERKINKLEQREKNTP, encoded by the coding sequence ATGATTAATAGAGCGTTTTCATTTTGCTTTACCCTGGCGCTGTTGTTTATATCAGTGCTGGCAAATGCACAACAGCAGGATACCGAATCAGGAGCCGTGAATGAATTTTTCCGGAGCAATGGTAAAATTTATGTGATTGTAGGTGTATTGTTGATCATCTTCCTGGGTATCATATTATTCCTCATCAGGTTGGAAAGAAAGATTAACAAGCTGGAACAGCGCGAGAAGAACACGCCATGA
- the ccsA gene encoding cytochrome c biogenesis protein CcsA: MPRHWWKALAILLLIYVIIAGFTVKIPIIGTNGQSSRGLFFHVPMWICMYTMFSISVVNSLRYLSKYDLRRDVYASSAANVGIFFGVLGFATGSLWATYTWGGTLTDDPKQICTAIALLIYMAYLVLRMSIHDIDKRARISAVFNIFAFALLIPLTYIIPRMVESLHPGSASTPGFASKDTSGSMKMVLYPAFIGWTLLSVWIYTLMVRFKKIELKNIFK; the protein is encoded by the coding sequence ATGCCCAGACATTGGTGGAAAGCATTAGCGATACTGCTCCTGATTTACGTAATTATCGCCGGGTTTACTGTTAAGATACCTATAATAGGAACCAATGGACAATCATCCCGAGGATTGTTTTTTCATGTACCGATGTGGATATGTATGTATACCATGTTTAGCATATCTGTTGTAAACTCTTTACGTTACCTTTCAAAATACGACCTCCGGAGGGATGTGTATGCATCCAGTGCCGCTAACGTAGGTATTTTCTTTGGGGTATTGGGATTTGCAACGGGTTCCCTCTGGGCCACCTATACCTGGGGAGGTACGCTGACAGATGATCCCAAGCAGATTTGTACCGCTATTGCGCTGCTGATCTACATGGCATACCTGGTATTGCGGATGTCTATTCATGATATCGACAAACGGGCACGCATCTCCGCAGTTTTCAACATCTTTGCTTTCGCATTGCTCATTCCCCTCACTTATATTATTCCCCGTATGGTAGAATCCCTGCATCCGGGAAGTGCCAGCACACCGGGTTTTGCATCAAAAGATACCAGTGGGTCCATGAAAATGGTACTGTATCCGGCATTCATTGGTTGGACCTTGTTAAGTGTGTGGATCTATACCCTTATGGTACGCTTCAAAAAAATTGAGCTTAAAAATATTTTTAAATGA
- a CDS encoding heme exporter protein CcmB yields MKSTSIIHQTFTLVKKDLLLELRQQYAFYGVLLYILSTVFIINLMTGKPEEKMWNALFWVIQLFVAVNAIAKSFMQESRGRLLYFYSLVHPRCFIAAKLIYNVVLMTLMSLIALVCSLMFLGNPLTNAPYFIGIVLLGGASLSFLFTVLAAIAAQANHNAALMAVMGFPLIMPVLMLLANISLSAFVTVYQPGLPKMFLLLGGMDVLIVALTMVLFPFLWKD; encoded by the coding sequence ATGAAGTCTACAAGTATTATACATCAGACGTTTACCCTTGTTAAAAAGGATTTATTGCTGGAATTACGCCAGCAGTATGCTTTTTACGGGGTGCTGCTCTATATTTTGTCTACCGTTTTTATCATTAACCTGATGACGGGCAAGCCGGAAGAGAAAATGTGGAATGCCCTTTTCTGGGTGATCCAGTTGTTTGTGGCGGTGAATGCGATTGCCAAAAGTTTCATGCAGGAAAGCCGGGGACGGTTGTTGTATTTCTATTCGTTGGTCCATCCCCGTTGTTTTATTGCTGCCAAGCTTATTTATAATGTAGTGCTGATGACGTTAATGAGCCTCATTGCACTGGTATGCAGCCTGATGTTCCTGGGCAACCCGCTCACGAATGCCCCTTACTTTATCGGTATTGTGCTGCTGGGAGGAGCCAGTTTATCGTTTTTATTCACCGTACTGGCGGCTATTGCGGCACAGGCCAACCATAATGCAGCCCTGATGGCGGTGATGGGGTTCCCCCTTATTATGCCGGTACTCATGTTGCTGGCAAATATCTCTTTGTCTGCTTTTGTAACCGTATATCAGCCAGGATTGCCAAAAATGTTCCTACTATTGGGTGGCATGGATGTGCTGATAGTCGCGCTCACGATGGTGCTCTTTCCTTTCCTGTGGAAGGACTAA
- the accC gene encoding acetyl-CoA carboxylase biotin carboxylase subunit yields the protein MEKILVANRGEIALRIMRSAREMGIKTVAVYSEADRTMPFVQYADEAVCIGPAPSNQSYLLGEKIIAVAKEKGADGIHPGYGFLSENARFAEQVTAAGITFIGPSAASIEVMGSKLAAKQAAQKFGVPMVPGTETPLRSVAEAHEVVKVTGFPILIKASAGGGGKGMRVVNVPEELDEQIRMAKSEALSAFGDDAVFIEKYVGSPRHIEIQVLGDQQGNCVYLFERECSIQRRHQKLIEEAPSSSLTPDIRAAMGQCAVAVAKACNYYGAGTVEFLVDEKLNFYFLEMNTRLQVEHPVTELITGLDLVKEQIKIARGEKLSFTQESLKINGHAIELRICAEDPANNFLPDTGKLETYIRPQGYGVRVDDGYEQGMDIPIYYDPMIAKLIAWGSNREEARHRLLRAIEEYQIKGIRTTLPFGRWALQQPAFIEGNFDTNFIGKYFTPQALQERSEEVDKLAAILAAQVWQQQMITLQQAAGTENQQPAAWKKRNMLR from the coding sequence ATGGAAAAAATCCTGGTTGCCAATCGTGGTGAAATAGCATTGCGGATTATGCGCTCTGCACGTGAGATGGGCATTAAAACTGTAGCGGTATATTCTGAAGCCGATCGTACCATGCCTTTTGTGCAATACGCCGATGAGGCAGTATGTATTGGCCCGGCTCCTTCCAACCAGTCTTATTTGCTGGGAGAAAAGATCATCGCTGTAGCAAAGGAAAAGGGCGCGGATGGCATTCATCCGGGTTACGGCTTTTTAAGTGAGAATGCTCGTTTTGCTGAACAGGTAACTGCTGCCGGGATTACTTTTATTGGTCCTTCAGCGGCTTCTATTGAGGTGATGGGTAGCAAGCTGGCAGCCAAACAGGCGGCACAAAAGTTTGGTGTACCGATGGTACCCGGAACAGAAACACCGTTGCGCAGTGTAGCAGAAGCCCACGAAGTAGTGAAGGTAACCGGATTCCCCATTCTTATCAAGGCCTCTGCCGGTGGTGGTGGTAAAGGAATGCGGGTGGTAAATGTTCCGGAGGAACTGGATGAACAGATCAGGATGGCTAAAAGTGAAGCCCTGAGCGCATTTGGAGATGATGCCGTTTTTATTGAGAAATACGTGGGATCACCCCGCCATATAGAAATACAGGTGCTGGGCGACCAGCAGGGCAATTGTGTATATCTCTTTGAAAGAGAATGTTCTATTCAGCGTCGTCATCAGAAGCTGATAGAAGAAGCCCCTTCTTCCTCGCTTACACCGGATATCCGTGCCGCCATGGGGCAATGTGCCGTAGCGGTAGCCAAAGCCTGTAATTATTACGGGGCAGGCACGGTAGAATTTCTGGTAGATGAAAAACTGAATTTTTATTTCCTGGAGATGAATACCCGTTTACAGGTAGAACATCCGGTAACAGAGCTGATCACGGGTCTGGACCTGGTGAAGGAACAGATAAAGATTGCCCGTGGTGAAAAGCTCTCCTTTACACAGGAAAGCCTTAAAATAAACGGTCATGCTATTGAGTTACGTATCTGTGCGGAAGATCCGGCCAACAACTTTCTACCGGATACGGGTAAACTGGAAACCTATATCCGCCCGCAAGGCTATGGTGTACGGGTAGATGATGGCTACGAACAAGGTATGGACATTCCCATTTATTATGATCCGATGATTGCCAAACTCATTGCCTGGGGCAGCAACCGTGAAGAAGCGCGTCACCGCCTGCTGCGTGCCATTGAAGAATACCAGATAAAAGGGATCCGTACCACGCTTCCCTTTGGCCGCTGGGCATTGCAGCAACCTGCTTTCATTGAAGGAAATTTCGACACTAATTTTATAGGGAAATATTTTACGCCACAAGCCCTACAGGAGCGATCTGAAGAGGTGGATAAACTGGCAGCCATCCTGGCTGCACAGGTATGGCAGCAGCAAATGATAACTTTACAACAGGCCGCCGGTACAGAAAACCAACAACCCGCTGCCTGGAAAAAAAGAAATATGTTAAGATAA
- a CDS encoding GtrA family protein encodes MIRKIILQIIDFFYQPFAKVMPLQTFRYLACGGGNTALDILLYFVCYNFVLHQQMVHLPFVNMSAHIAALFMSMAVTFPTGFLLSKYVVFSESNLRGHTQLFRYFVLVGICILLNYAFMKLFVDHLHFYPTVGKICTTALVVTFSYLTQKKFTFKVKQTHPGKLSS; translated from the coding sequence ATGATACGCAAGATCATACTTCAGATAATTGACTTTTTTTATCAGCCGTTTGCAAAGGTAATGCCGCTGCAAACATTCCGCTACCTTGCCTGTGGCGGAGGAAATACCGCATTGGATATATTACTTTATTTTGTTTGCTATAATTTTGTATTGCATCAACAAATGGTACACCTGCCTTTCGTCAATATGAGTGCGCACATTGCGGCCCTGTTTATGTCTATGGCAGTTACTTTTCCTACCGGTTTCCTCCTGAGTAAATATGTGGTGTTTTCCGAATCCAACCTGCGCGGACACACGCAGCTTTTCCGCTATTTTGTGCTGGTAGGGATTTGTATCCTGCTCAATTATGCCTTTATGAAGCTGTTTGTAGACCACCTGCACTTTTATCCTACAGTAGGCAAGATCTGTACTACAGCCCTGGTAGTAACGTTCAGCTATCTCACACAAAAGAAATTTACGTTTAAAGTAAAACAAACACATCCCGGGAAATTATCTTCCTGA
- a CDS encoding thymidine kinase, translating to MFIEPSLAGGRRGWIEVICGSMFSGKTEELIRRLKRARIANLKVEIFKPAVDTRYEEGSIVSHDENRIISTPIDNSQQLLLLAQDADVIGIDEAQFFDAELPNVCDQLALHGIRVIVAGLDMDYTGKPFGQMPFLLAKADYITKLHAICVKCGNIANYSYRKSAETETLLLGEMDLYEPRCRHCYYQQ from the coding sequence ATGTTTATTGAACCTTCTCTTGCAGGAGGACGGAGGGGCTGGATAGAAGTAATTTGCGGCTCTATGTTCTCGGGAAAAACCGAAGAACTGATCCGCCGGCTGAAACGTGCGCGCATTGCCAATTTAAAGGTGGAAATCTTTAAACCCGCTGTGGACACCCGTTACGAGGAAGGTAGTATTGTATCTCACGATGAAAATAGAATTATATCTACCCCGATAGATAATTCTCAGCAACTTTTATTACTGGCGCAGGACGCAGATGTGATCGGTATTGATGAGGCGCAATTTTTTGATGCAGAACTCCCGAATGTATGTGATCAACTGGCGCTGCATGGCATCCGCGTAATTGTAGCGGGGCTGGATATGGACTATACCGGCAAGCCTTTTGGGCAAATGCCTTTCCTGCTGGCAAAAGCCGACTATATTACCAAGCTGCACGCTATTTGTGTAAAATGCGGCAATATTGCCAACTACTCTTATCGTAAGTCGGCAGAAACTGAAACCTTATTACTGGGAGAAATGGATCTCTATGAGCCCAGATGCCGGCATTGTTATTATCAGCAATAG
- a CDS encoding glycosyltransferase N-terminal domain-containing protein: MIATAIYNAAIQLYKGGVRLAAFSGKTKAARWLKGRQHWQLRMQQDGIGTHPLVWVHAASLGEFEQGRPVLEAIRARYPAYKILLTFFSPSGYEVRKDYKGADFVYYLPLDTKGNARDFMDIVKPALAIFIKYEFWYHFLTDLHIRQVPTLLVSGIFRQEQVFFKGYGGMFRRLLQQFTHIFVQNEASLHLLQGIRLTNVSISGDTRFDRVSALPMERQTLPLIEQFAGDSTLIVAGSTWPEDEQLLSEWWYLRSQAAVKLIIAPHEIHENHISSIRSRFPGAITWSELSSAAAGAATVLIIDNIGMLTTLYRYAHITYVGGGFGKDGIHNLLEPAAYSKPVLIGPEFSKYFEAVELVALHGALVVSGLSNFHAYMNLLLDDSAFYQKTAAIAGNYVHDNKGATAKILDYIQENRFLSNE; encoded by the coding sequence ATGATAGCAACAGCAATTTATAATGCAGCGATTCAATTATACAAAGGAGGCGTACGGCTGGCTGCTTTCAGCGGCAAGACCAAAGCGGCCCGCTGGCTCAAAGGCAGGCAGCACTGGCAGTTGCGTATGCAACAGGACGGGATAGGTACGCATCCGCTGGTATGGGTCCATGCGGCCTCCCTGGGAGAATTTGAGCAGGGAAGGCCCGTGTTGGAGGCTATCCGTGCCCGGTATCCGGCCTATAAAATTTTATTAACTTTCTTTTCTCCCTCCGGCTACGAAGTGCGAAAAGACTATAAAGGGGCTGATTTTGTGTATTATCTCCCCCTGGATACCAAAGGCAATGCCCGTGATTTCATGGATATTGTGAAGCCGGCGCTAGCCATCTTCATAAAATATGAATTCTGGTATCATTTCCTCACGGACTTGCATATACGTCAGGTGCCTACTTTGCTGGTGTCGGGGATCTTCCGGCAGGAGCAGGTATTCTTTAAAGGCTATGGCGGCATGTTCCGGCGCCTTTTGCAGCAGTTTACGCACATTTTTGTTCAAAATGAGGCTTCTCTTCATTTGTTGCAGGGTATCCGGCTCACTAATGTCAGTATCAGCGGGGATACGCGGTTTGACAGGGTATCGGCCCTGCCGATGGAACGCCAGACCCTGCCGCTGATTGAACAGTTTGCCGGTGACAGTACACTGATCGTTGCGGGCAGCACCTGGCCGGAAGATGAGCAGTTGCTGTCGGAATGGTGGTACCTGAGATCCCAGGCGGCGGTAAAGCTGATCATCGCCCCGCATGAAATCCATGAAAATCATATCAGCAGTATCAGAAGCCGGTTTCCAGGGGCTATTACCTGGTCGGAGCTGAGCAGCGCGGCTGCCGGAGCAGCAACTGTATTGATTATAGATAATATCGGGATGTTGACAACCCTGTACCGCTATGCCCATATTACGTATGTAGGTGGGGGATTTGGAAAAGACGGTATTCATAACCTGCTGGAACCAGCTGCCTATAGTAAGCCGGTGCTGATAGGGCCGGAGTTCAGTAAATACTTTGAAGCGGTGGAACTGGTGGCACTACACGGCGCCCTGGTGGTAAGCGGGCTGTCTAACTTTCATGCCTATATGAATTTGCTGCTGGACGATAGTGCCTTTTATCAGAAAACAGCTGCCATCGCCGGTAACTATGTACACGACAATAAGGGGGCAACAGCAAAAATATTAGATTATATTCAGGAAAACCGCTTTCTCAGCAATGAGTAG
- a CDS encoding DegT/DnrJ/EryC1/StrS family aminotransferase, whose protein sequence is MVPIQMVDLKRQYAKIKPQVDAAIQEVLESSAFINGGAVQKFTEELQQYLDIRHVIPCANGTDALQIAMMALGLQPGDEVITPSFTFIATAEVIALLQLKPVFVDIDPLTYCLDVAAVERAITPKTKAIVPVHLYGHVTDMEPLMAVAAKHHLYVIEDNAQAIGADYTFKDGSKKKAGTIGHIGCTSFFPSKNLGCYGDGGALFTNDDALAAQIRMVANHGQSARYYHDVVGCNSRLDTVQAAILRIKLPLLDKYVAARRAVADAYDAAFAGIPQIITPYRAANSYHVFHQYTLQLDGADRNELQKYLQEKQVPAMIYYPVPAHRQKMFEHFGGAAFNLPVTDNLTTRVISLPIHTEMDTDQLDHIIQSVKSFLNSHPA, encoded by the coding sequence ATGGTGCCTATTCAGATGGTCGACTTGAAACGCCAGTACGCGAAAATTAAACCGCAGGTTGATGCTGCCATCCAGGAAGTACTGGAAAGTTCCGCTTTTATCAACGGCGGGGCGGTGCAAAAATTTACGGAAGAGTTGCAGCAGTACCTGGATATCAGGCACGTAATCCCCTGCGCCAATGGCACCGACGCGCTACAAATAGCCATGATGGCACTGGGTCTGCAACCCGGCGACGAAGTGATCACTCCTTCTTTTACCTTTATAGCTACGGCAGAAGTAATTGCCCTGTTACAACTGAAACCGGTATTTGTGGACATTGATCCGCTGACTTACTGCCTGGACGTAGCGGCTGTAGAAAGGGCCATCACACCTAAAACAAAGGCAATTGTGCCGGTACACCTCTACGGACATGTGACCGATATGGAACCGCTGATGGCCGTAGCTGCAAAACATCATCTCTATGTAATTGAAGATAACGCACAGGCCATAGGCGCCGATTATACTTTTAAAGATGGCAGCAAAAAGAAAGCAGGAACTATTGGCCACATTGGCTGTACCTCCTTTTTCCCCTCCAAAAACCTGGGCTGTTATGGCGATGGCGGGGCTTTATTCACCAATGATGATGCACTGGCCGCTCAGATCAGGATGGTTGCCAATCACGGACAATCCGCCCGTTATTATCATGATGTAGTAGGCTGTAACTCCCGCCTGGACACTGTACAAGCGGCTATATTACGTATTAAACTACCCTTACTGGATAAATACGTGGCTGCCCGTCGTGCTGTAGCCGATGCCTATGATGCTGCATTTGCCGGTATCCCACAGATCATTACCCCTTACAGGGCAGCTAACAGCTACCATGTATTTCACCAATATACGCTTCAATTGGATGGAGCAGACAGGAATGAACTGCAAAAGTACCTCCAGGAAAAACAGGTACCTGCCATGATTTATTACCCTGTACCGGCTCACCGTCAGAAAATGTTTGAACATTTTGGCGGCGCTGCTTTCAACTTACCCGTAACCGATAATCTCACCACCAGGGTGATTTCCTTACCGATACATACTGAAATGGACACTGATCAACTCGATCACATTATTCAATCCGTTAAATCATTCCTAAACTCTCACCCCGCATGA
- a CDS encoding UDP-glucose/GDP-mannose dehydrogenase family protein encodes MKITVVGTGYVGLVTGTCFAETGNEVVCVDIDANKVKKLSAGQITIYEPGLEKLFERNLKEGRLSFTTSLEEGIKDAEVIFLALPTPPGADGSADLSFVLRVAEQLGTILTDYKVIVDKSTVPVGTADKVIAAVAKNCKTEFDVVSNPEFLREGVAVDDFMKPDRVVIGTNSERARKVMGDLYAPFVRQGNPIIYMDEKSAELTKYAANSFLATKISFMNEVAVLCEKLGADVDMVRKGMGSDDRIGKRFLFPGIGYGGSCFPKDVQALVKSSEDAEYDFKILNAVMDVNEKQKLFLLPKIKAYFNGDVKGKHFALWGLAFKPNTDDIREAPALYIIDALLAAGATVSVFDPEAMENVRQLLGDKITYADHQYTCLDNADALIIATEWSVFRTPDFNKISASLNNNVIFDGRNLFEVARMKELGYHYESVGRTPVLS; translated from the coding sequence ATGAAGATCACAGTAGTAGGCACCGGCTATGTAGGCCTGGTAACGGGCACTTGTTTTGCCGAAACAGGAAACGAAGTAGTCTGCGTAGACATAGATGCCAACAAAGTAAAAAAACTATCCGCCGGTCAGATCACGATTTATGAACCGGGACTGGAAAAACTATTTGAACGTAACCTGAAAGAAGGGCGTTTATCTTTTACCACCAGTCTGGAAGAAGGCATTAAAGACGCTGAAGTTATTTTCCTGGCACTCCCTACACCTCCGGGTGCTGATGGATCGGCAGACCTTTCTTTCGTACTCAGGGTAGCAGAACAGTTGGGAACTATCCTTACCGACTACAAGGTAATCGTAGATAAAAGCACCGTGCCGGTAGGTACCGCAGATAAAGTAATCGCCGCAGTGGCAAAAAACTGCAAAACGGAATTTGATGTGGTATCCAATCCTGAATTTTTGCGGGAAGGGGTTGCCGTGGATGATTTCATGAAACCTGACCGTGTGGTAATAGGTACCAATTCAGAACGTGCCCGCAAAGTAATGGGCGATCTGTATGCCCCATTTGTAAGACAGGGAAACCCAATCATATACATGGATGAAAAGTCGGCCGAACTCACCAAATACGCCGCCAATTCATTCCTGGCAACCAAAATTTCATTCATGAATGAAGTGGCGGTGCTGTGTGAAAAACTGGGTGCCGATGTAGACATGGTACGCAAGGGAATGGGTAGTGATGACCGTATAGGTAAACGCTTTTTGTTTCCAGGCATCGGTTATGGCGGAAGTTGTTTTCCAAAAGATGTACAGGCACTGGTGAAATCATCCGAAGACGCAGAGTACGACTTTAAAATACTGAATGCCGTAATGGATGTGAATGAGAAACAAAAACTTTTTCTTCTCCCTAAAATAAAAGCCTATTTCAACGGCGACGTTAAAGGCAAACATTTTGCCTTGTGGGGCCTGGCTTTCAAACCGAATACAGATGACATCCGCGAAGCGCCGGCGTTGTATATTATTGATGCCTTACTGGCAGCAGGTGCTACTGTAAGCGTTTTTGATCCGGAAGCAATGGAGAATGTACGCCAGTTGCTGGGAGATAAAATCACCTATGCAGATCACCAATATACATGTCTTGATAATGCGGATGCACTGATCATAGCCACCGAATGGAGCGTTTTCCGAACGCCCGATTTCAATAAAATTTCTGCTTCACTGAACAATAATGTGATCTTTGATGGCAGAAATCTTTTTGAAGTGGCCCGCATGAAGGAACTGGGATATCACTATGAAAGTGTAGGCCGCACACCCGTTTTATCATAA
- a CDS encoding UDP-glucuronic acid decarboxylase family protein → MEKKRILIAGAAGFLGSHLCDRFIKEGFHVIGMDNLLTGNIKNIEHLFPSPDFEYYHHDVTKFVHVPGKLDYILNFASPASPIDYLKMPIQTLKVGSLGTHNLLGLAKEKKARILVASTSEVYGDPNVHPQPEEYWGNVNPVGPRGVYDEAKRFLESITMAYHNFHGVETRIIRIFNTYGPRMRLNDGRALPAFMSQALNGQDLTVFGDGSQTRSFCYVDDLVEGIYRLLLSDYHLPVNIGNPQEITLNQFAEEIIALTGSKQKIVYHPLPKDDPKQRQPDITKARAILGWEPKVNRQEGLKITYEYFKEALLK, encoded by the coding sequence ATGGAGAAAAAAAGAATATTGATAGCTGGTGCTGCCGGCTTCCTGGGATCACATCTGTGTGATCGCTTTATAAAAGAAGGCTTTCATGTAATTGGCATGGATAACCTCCTTACCGGTAATATCAAAAACATAGAACACCTTTTCCCTTCACCGGATTTTGAATACTATCATCACGATGTAACCAAATTCGTACATGTTCCCGGTAAACTGGACTACATCCTTAACTTCGCCTCTCCGGCCAGCCCGATAGATTACTTAAAGATGCCCATACAGACCCTGAAAGTAGGCTCCCTGGGCACACACAACCTGCTGGGACTGGCAAAGGAAAAGAAGGCGAGGATACTGGTAGCTTCTACTTCTGAAGTATATGGCGATCCTAATGTACATCCGCAACCGGAAGAATACTGGGGAAATGTAAACCCGGTAGGTCCAAGAGGTGTATACGATGAAGCAAAAAGATTCCTGGAATCCATCACGATGGCCTATCATAATTTCCATGGTGTGGAAACACGTATCATCCGTATCTTCAACACTTACGGTCCGCGGATGCGCCTCAATGATGGCCGCGCCTTACCGGCATTTATGAGCCAGGCACTGAACGGACAGGATCTTACCGTTTTTGGTGATGGTAGCCAGACACGTTCTTTCTGTTATGTAGATGACCTGGTAGAAGGTATTTATCGCTTACTACTGAGCGACTATCACCTGCCTGTAAACATTGGCAATCCACAGGAAATCACCCTGAACCAGTTTGCAGAAGAGATCATCGCTTTAACAGGATCCAAACAAAAAATTGTTTATCATCCGTTGCCAAAAGATGATCCGAAACAACGCCAGCCTGATATCACCAAAGCCCGGGCCATACTGGGATGGGAGCCGAAGGTAAACAGACAGGAAGGATTAAAAATCACCTATGAGTACTTTAAAGAAGCATTGTTAAAATAA